Proteins co-encoded in one Nonlabens agnitus genomic window:
- the ruvA gene encoding Holliday junction branch migration protein RuvA: MIAQLQGQLVEKNLTDVIIDCAGVGYFVEISLHTYSLIPDGDLVKLYTYMLVREDAHRLFGFMEKSEREVFKLLISVSGIGANTARTMLSSLDPSQIAQAIANGDVRTIQSVKGIGAKTAQRVILDLRDKILQVLEDPQISVLPSNRGREEALSALETLGYLRKQAQKVVDKILSSNPDASTEQLIKEALKQL; encoded by the coding sequence ATGATAGCCCAATTGCAAGGCCAGCTGGTCGAGAAAAATCTTACTGATGTCATTATAGACTGTGCAGGCGTAGGTTATTTTGTAGAGATATCGCTTCATACCTATTCTTTAATTCCAGATGGTGACCTTGTCAAGCTATACACCTATATGCTGGTGCGGGAAGATGCGCACCGACTTTTTGGTTTTATGGAAAAAAGTGAGCGGGAAGTTTTCAAACTGCTCATCTCAGTTTCTGGAATAGGGGCAAACACGGCGCGTACCATGTTGTCCAGTCTAGATCCATCCCAGATCGCACAAGCTATTGCAAATGGTGACGTTAGAACCATCCAAAGTGTCAAGGGAATAGGAGCAAAAACGGCGCAACGTGTCATTCTGGACCTGCGCGACAAAATTCTTCAAGTACTGGAAGATCCACAGATTTCTGTATTGCCGAGCAATAGGGGCCGCGAAGAGGCGTTATCTGCATTGGAAACCCTAGGTTATCTGCGCAAACAAGCTCAAAAGGTGGTCGATAAGATCCTTTCCAGCAATCCAGATGCCAGCACAGAACAACTCATTAAGGAAGCACTTAAACAATTATAG